From Lucilia cuprina isolate Lc7/37 chromosome 4, ASM2204524v1, whole genome shotgun sequence:
CTTACTTAATAACGcgtcattaaaaaattatatgattgTACTATCTGGAACAGTATATATGTactttaaagtatatttatatcaaaagtatatttaataaaacaaattaatgttattgataacgatcACTCATTacaaagtaatgtatgaaataactactgataatcaaaattttaaaatatttagataatttttgaTTTCCCAATGTTTTTCTAACGTTCAAACATTTGAACTTAAATCAAATAAGGTGAAAGacatctaaaataaaaatatcatcaagTCCATGAACATTTTGTCATCATTTGATGTGTTAGTAGATTTTCGGATATTTTAACAGCCAACAAATGTGCAAAAACACatgtgatgtagggtataataatgttaaatctattacatttTCTTAGTTCAACAGAAACATTCCTCAACTTTATAAACATGACAAGATGCCCTATAATTTTGTCTAGCACTGTAAGTACATATTAAATGATGTACATTGACCTACACAAAAACcacattaaatagttttttttttcaaatacaactTTCCAATTGATGACAGCATTTACAAGAAACTATTACTATTCATATGTAactttgttgttgtatgttgcATGCtacattttaaagtaatttttacaaTTGGCTCTTTATAGTTGTTGGTATTGTGGTCTTCACAACAACAGCActatgatgatgacgatgatgtacGTAATTtagatagaaaatttaacattgaAAATAGCCACACATTCACATGCATATAtgttgtatgtataaataataaggTACTAATGTTTCCACCGAAAATTAATGCGTGAGTCATTGTCAGATGTTTAATATTTGGTGTGCTGGGTCAATGGATAAAAACGTCCATTTTAAAGGATACCTATGATTATATTCTTGgcatgaaatttgaaaaaaatcataacattTTACGTTGGAAAAATCAGCAACATACAATTTGAAGCCACCCTAATATTAGTTCACAGCtatatgaatatatgtacaCATGTTTGTAAATATGAAAACTTACTTTTATCGGTATGTGGTTGagtaatatttgatttaaaagaaaatttacataaatattaacaatattgaTGTTTCgatttaatgttttcaataagTTTCCTTGNNNNNNNNNNNNNNNNNNNNNNNNNNNNNNNNNNNNNNNNNNNNNNNNNNNNNNNNNNNNNNNNNNNNNNNNNNNNNNNNNNNNNNNNNNNNNNNNNNNNatcggtatactttaaggtgggtattggaccaatatttttgtatgttacaaacatcagcacaaacgtataataccctccccactatagtggtgtagggtataaaaacgacaAACCGTATATTCCAAAGGCGAACACAACATGATGCCGATAACCTAATAGGAAAATTCCTATTGGTCAGCATAGTAAGTAGTAGAAGATCTGATCAACAATAAGACAGTAATTCCAAAAATTGTGTAGAAAAATTGAGTtcctacaattttttttcatgatacGTTGtataaaatgagttttaaaatatttatgtgttcTTGTAAGAATAAATTCATGAATTCAGTCAAAAATCTCAATCATTTGTTAAAAAGATTATATTGTAGCAAAAGTCAGGTTTGCAGGTTTGAGTGTAAATTATTCACTTACTGAATTTTGtggtttttcatattttgataaaaacctgtaaattgttttagaatatacaacaaacttttttatagtttgctttaaattaaaatcatattaatatatacttaaataataataattttatatttaaaaagcaaaagCATTATAATTAGTATTGCACTGCTGTTTTagtgaaaactttaaataattattttaattttaactgtgCAAGtgattagaaatttttaaatagtttattatatttttcaaagtttttaatgTGCAAGTGATAAAAAGAATTCTTATTTTATAGCTTAACAGAAACAGtgctattaattaaaataaaaagatatacatatgtacattaagtgcttttttttcttaaatttaaagctaaaattgtaattaaaactaaaacatatttcTATTTAGACAAAGAAACAGTTTTTCTAAGTAAATTAGAATTTTAGTTTAAGGTTGattggtttttttaatttttttggttagaAACTCTTTTGAAAAGCAACATGCTAAGTagtttatttgattaaattattgcaaatattcaataaaaactatttatatatttgtaatattactCGTACTTACTTTCTGTATGAACAACTGGACCCGAGGGATGTTTAACACCGCCACTACTACTGCTGCCACCCGAAGAAGCTCCAGACAAGGAAGCAAACTTGCCAAAGGGATGACCACCGCCGCCGCCACTGGGTATAGGTTGTAGTTTACTCTGAGCTGAGTTAATAATGTATTTGCCAACATCGGTAACTTTATCACCCGAAGCAGCCACAACTTGACCACTGGCACTTAAAGCATAACCACTGCCCTTAATCAATTGACCCTTAAGGGCAGTAACGCCTCCCGTTATAGCCTTAACGGCTTGGAATATGGTATTGAGTACGGTTTTCTTTAAAGACCAAGGATTATACTCCACAGAATTGCCCTAAATTAACAaacattatttcgaaatataattttaatttaacttaaattatttcTTCAAACTTACATGATGACCATCTCCGCCATATGATTTATAGCCATAACCTCCACCACTACTACCGCCCGAGCTGCCCGACGCTATAGAAGCAGAGGCATGACCCAGACTAGATAAGAAACCTTGTTTTAAATGTAGCGCATAATCTGCACTACCACCCCCTGAACGTTTCTGTAGCTGTGAATCTTTATCACTGGCCGCCAAATCACTGTCCACCGTTACATCATCCAGTGAAATTGTCTTCTCCTCGGCCTCTGTTGGATATGAGCGTGTCAGCAATGGCAGCGTTAGTAAAAGCAAATATAAAtactggaaatttttaaataaaataaattttcttgttaaattcTCTTTGGCAATCATATTCATTATGTAATATGTGTTTTAAGTCTGCACAattagtatgtatgtgtgtgtgtgtgttttttctatTGCATGCTGCTTACTGCCTGGTTTTGTCACGTATTAAACATTATGCCTCATTTCGTTGAAAGTgttgtcttttattttatttaacaaaaaccaaacaactttttgtaaaattttactttaaatgggAATGTATGCCAATGGCAGTATGTATGTCTTTTACATTTGTCAACTAGTTGCAAGAGTTggtaatttgtaatttattaagtGTTGACAAAAAACTTGGTCTATACCAGAGGAATcctattatttgtatataaagaaattgttaacatttgtttgtttttggatATTACAACTTATGGACGTCACAACATATACAATGATTGATAAAGCGNNNNNNNNNNNNNNNNNNNNNNNNNNNNNNNNNNNNNNNNNNNNNNNNNNNNNNNNNNNNNNNNNNNNNNNNNNNNNNNNNNNNNNNNNNNNNNNNNNNNAGTTGTAGTTATCAATAAcactaattattttttatgaataggatTCGTAGCCAATCCTCTATAacgtatgtctaataaggaattagttagaattttctataacgtATATCCAATAAGGAAATAGTTAGGGGTTCTATCCCTATACTATATTACGCgattatttaaaagattaatttttacatttgtgtaaaaaccattttaaactctattttattttaatgtttctagTAAAAACATAGTAATGATTTGTACATATGCaccaacatacttttcaatggcTACTACATATGAAATGAGTGAAATAATAACTTACAAATTAAACATTATGTATGTGCATACTTTTCAGACTTGCACTgtccgacaaaaagagaa
This genomic window contains:
- the LOC111690168 gene encoding keratin, type I cytoskeletal 9; the protein is MNMIAKENLTRKFILFKNFQYLYLLLLTLPLLTRSYPTEAEEKTISLDDVTVDSDLAASDKDSQLQKRSGGGSADYALHLKQGFLSSLGHASASIASGSSGGSSGGGYGYKSYGGDGHHGNSVEYNPWSLKKTVLNTIFQAVKAITGGVTALKGQLIKGSGYALSASGQVVAASGDKVTDVGKYIINSAQSKLQPIPSGGGGGHPFGKFASLSGASSGGSSSSGGVKHPSGPVVHTESITSYEIPSGHSSYGPPSKPPTFSSATHQYLPPSGSGGYTGGGAGYGGGHVAFEAPSSNYLPTAYGPDGYYYQ